A genome region from Vibrio tapetis subsp. tapetis includes the following:
- a CDS encoding type I restriction endonuclease subunit M: protein MSELEFTIEDKKMEVEPYVCSAQPFELGAVVMTQGVKMLLSDNIGANLRIYLMRHQNGDWGNMPIEDKIANDEATKIGARIMSGYQICNQRIWIITEGDRSVTTVLFPFEY from the coding sequence ATGAGCGAACTAGAGTTTACAATAGAAGATAAAAAAATGGAAGTAGAGCCGTATGTGTGCAGCGCCCAACCTTTTGAATTGGGAGCGGTGGTGATGACACAAGGCGTAAAAATGTTATTGAGTGACAACATCGGAGCCAATTTACGTATTTACTTAATGCGTCATCAAAATGGGGATTGGGGGAATATGCCAATAGAAGATAAAATTGCCAATGATGAAGCGACAAAAATAGGCGCTCGTATCATGTCAGGTTATCAAATTTGCAATCAAAGGATTTGGATTATTACCGAAGGTGATCGAAGTGTGACCACCGTATTATTCCCGTTCGAATACTAA
- a CDS encoding lytic transglycosylase domain-containing protein: MKTLFLWALIFPFPVFAFCFNEAGNHYNVSPDLLRAIATVESNLDPKAINENKNNVGEVVSRDYGLMQINSIWFDKLSDFNVNDQNVYEPCFNVSLGAWVLSANFASHGYNWNSVGAYNAGFSKRTETARKIYIQKVQSVYYSQNVK, from the coding sequence ATGAAGACACTATTTTTATGGGCACTTATTTTCCCTTTCCCCGTGTTTGCTTTTTGTTTTAATGAGGCTGGCAACCATTATAATGTGTCACCAGATTTACTCAGAGCCATTGCAACCGTTGAAAGTAACTTAGACCCTAAGGCTATCAATGAAAATAAAAATAACGTCGGTGAGGTCGTGAGCCGCGATTATGGCCTAATGCAAATTAACTCAATCTGGTTCGACAAGCTTTCTGATTTTAATGTGAATGATCAGAATGTTTATGAACCGTGTTTTAACGTGTCATTAGGTGCATGGGTATTAAGCGCGAACTTTGCCAGTCACGGTTATAACTGGAACAGCGTGGGGGCATATAACGCAGGGTTTTCCAAACGTACCGAAACCGCCAGAAAAATATACATCCAAAAAGTCCAATCTGTTTATTATTCGCAAAACGTAAAATAA
- a CDS encoding helix-turn-helix domain-containing protein: MNTATKLPSAEEMALAKLGSQELSAVIEINGEAQRINVVDKSGKTHEVTIPASALNMMIEVLTQLGQGNSVSITPIHAELTTQEGADMLNMSRPTFIKLLDSGDIPFSRTGNRRKVAYADLMEYKNCLEENRLAALAELSALDQEMDMGY, encoded by the coding sequence ATGAATACTGCTACAAAATTGCCAAGCGCTGAAGAAATGGCACTGGCTAAGCTTGGTAGCCAAGAGTTGTCAGCCGTTATAGAAATTAATGGTGAAGCTCAAAGGATTAATGTTGTCGATAAGTCTGGTAAGACTCACGAGGTAACTATTCCAGCAAGCGCATTAAATATGATGATCGAGGTGCTTACTCAATTAGGTCAAGGCAACTCTGTTAGCATCACACCTATTCATGCGGAACTCACAACGCAAGAAGGTGCTGATATGCTAAACATGTCTCGTCCTACTTTCATTAAGCTTCTTGATTCAGGTGATATTCCGTTTAGTCGTACTGGCAACCGTAGAAAGGTAGCTTATGCTGATCTTATGGAGTACAAGAACTGCCTAGAAGAGAATAGACTAGCTGCTCTTGCTGAACTATCTGCATTAGACCAAGAAATGGATATGGGATATTAA
- a CDS encoding IucA/IucC family protein, whose product MFNYYAIEQVTQDLIDCLLAEEFFGELALFTLSSFTSDYRHLDVKYPSITESIWKWNFDLAGAKSIIVALQPAITQRWKRIAGTPVYLCRDNQAIEEISPQVFLELALQGVQNKYQDNAKGMKLFKDVLAISLRQTALSQQHNISSTHLLSKNNAGFFLAMEQWASLRDRPYHPLAKAKQGLCDADYLTYQAEFGEPITLNWVAVRKDWLRKGTELNDAQPYTPKDFLLPSDQLAVLDAELNKKEIDSSHVALPVHPWQYDNILEQQLGEHFSNNTCIRLDYSSDNFFATSSLRSMTPCFDSCDHLKLPMAIYSLGASRYLPAVKMINGEFSESLLREAQKRDSALANKMHLCEEGRWWAFMPPNATLFDEAPRHLSAMVRRYPQPLLNDTDTKLLPMAALGTQLLGNKDHFFNEWLAYRQLEVNTRNVSLLFNELCHCFFEVNLRMFKLGMVAEVHGQNAVLVFKKGQTTGLLLRDHDSLRICVPELENNGLEDPKYCIKPGHANTLYHDTPEALLFWLQTLGIQVNMRSIIETLSLTYNIEESKLWTLMENCILEQINVIDFSDRIRSIIIETLFEKETWPQKYLLSPMIDRAGGPGSMPFGKGDVVNPFIRAKTLRVKRESSDAIPA is encoded by the coding sequence ATGTTTAACTACTATGCAATAGAGCAAGTGACACAGGATTTGATCGATTGTCTATTGGCTGAAGAATTTTTTGGGGAGTTGGCGCTCTTTACACTATCATCATTTACCTCTGATTATCGTCATTTAGACGTAAAATACCCATCAATCACAGAGTCTATTTGGAAATGGAACTTCGATCTTGCGGGAGCGAAATCAATCATTGTGGCTTTGCAACCGGCCATTACTCAGCGATGGAAGCGTATTGCTGGCACACCCGTCTACCTTTGCCGAGACAACCAAGCGATTGAAGAGATTTCTCCTCAGGTTTTCTTAGAGCTTGCCCTTCAAGGGGTACAAAATAAATATCAAGACAACGCGAAAGGAATGAAACTATTTAAAGATGTGCTTGCTATCAGCCTTCGCCAAACAGCGCTCTCACAGCAGCACAATATTTCTAGTACTCATTTATTGTCAAAAAACAATGCCGGTTTTTTCCTAGCCATGGAACAATGGGCCTCTCTTCGAGACCGTCCGTACCACCCATTAGCTAAGGCTAAACAAGGTCTATGTGATGCTGACTATTTGACTTACCAAGCTGAATTCGGTGAACCCATAACCTTAAACTGGGTAGCCGTTCGTAAAGATTGGCTTAGAAAAGGCACAGAGTTAAATGATGCTCAACCCTATACCCCAAAAGACTTTCTTTTACCATCAGATCAGCTAGCGGTGTTGGATGCCGAACTGAACAAAAAGGAAATTGATTCCAGTCACGTAGCATTGCCTGTACACCCTTGGCAATACGACAATATATTAGAACAGCAGTTAGGGGAGCATTTTTCAAACAATACCTGTATTCGATTGGATTATTCATCCGACAACTTCTTTGCCACGTCGTCACTGCGTTCAATGACTCCTTGCTTCGACAGTTGTGACCATTTGAAACTCCCTATGGCGATATATTCTCTCGGGGCATCTCGCTATTTACCAGCCGTTAAAATGATAAATGGTGAATTTAGTGAGTCCCTTTTGAGAGAAGCCCAGAAACGTGACTCTGCATTGGCAAATAAAATGCATTTATGTGAGGAAGGAAGGTGGTGGGCATTTATGCCGCCAAACGCTACCTTGTTTGATGAAGCGCCACGACATTTATCAGCAATGGTCCGACGTTACCCACAACCACTTCTAAATGATACAGATACCAAACTGCTTCCTATGGCGGCCTTGGGTACACAGCTTTTAGGCAATAAAGACCATTTTTTTAATGAGTGGCTGGCTTATCGTCAATTAGAAGTAAATACACGTAATGTGTCTTTGTTGTTCAACGAATTGTGTCATTGTTTCTTTGAAGTCAACCTGAGAATGTTCAAACTGGGTATGGTAGCTGAAGTTCATGGGCAAAACGCAGTGCTTGTCTTTAAGAAAGGTCAAACAACTGGTTTATTACTACGTGATCATGATTCACTTCGGATCTGTGTGCCTGAATTAGAAAATAATGGCTTGGAAGACCCTAAATATTGTATTAAACCCGGTCATGCAAATACCCTTTATCACGATACACCAGAAGCTTTGCTGTTTTGGCTTCAAACGCTTGGTATTCAAGTCAACATGCGTTCAATAATTGAAACACTCTCACTAACTTATAACATTGAAGAGTCAAAGCTTTGGACATTGATGGAAAACTGCATTTTGGAGCAAATCAATGTCATTGATTTCAGTGACAGAATTAGGAGTATAATTATTGAAACGCTGTTTGAAAAAGAGACTTGGCCACAAAAATATCTCCTGAGCCCTATGATAGATCGCGCAGGAGGGCCCGGTAGTATGCCTTTTGGAAAAGGTGACGTAGTAAATCCATTCATACGCGCAAAAACATTAAGAGTAAAAAGAGAATCTTCAGATGCCATACCCGCATAA
- a CDS encoding RraA family protein: protein MPYPHNPTTDELVEAFKAISASTLGHLTSDGYLSGIRPIVTSVKLVGSVRTAKIHLPNANVLREALVQAKANEILVIECAGNTDYACWGELRTLAAQIKGLSGIVISGKVTDLHALQELRLPIFSAGVSALTTHSNAKAPYGTFDTAIEIAGNRINSGDIVLGDDDGIFILSPKQAEMLLPSCIEKEHKDKKRKKELMVKFSN, encoded by the coding sequence ATGCCATACCCGCATAACCCCACGACAGATGAGCTAGTTGAAGCCTTTAAAGCCATATCGGCTTCAACTCTGGGACATCTCACAAGTGATGGCTACCTTTCAGGTATTCGTCCAATAGTGACAAGCGTTAAATTGGTTGGCAGTGTTCGCACTGCCAAAATACACCTACCTAATGCTAACGTGCTTAGAGAGGCACTCGTCCAAGCAAAAGCGAATGAGATTTTGGTTATTGAATGTGCCGGAAATACTGATTATGCTTGCTGGGGAGAGCTGCGTACCTTGGCCGCACAAATTAAAGGGCTCTCTGGGATAGTCATATCCGGAAAAGTCACTGATTTACATGCGCTTCAAGAATTAAGGTTGCCAATATTTTCAGCTGGAGTCAGTGCTCTAACAACTCACTCCAATGCCAAAGCGCCGTATGGTACATTTGATACGGCCATTGAAATAGCAGGTAATAGGATAAACTCAGGTGATATTGTGCTAGGAGATGATGATGGCATTTTTATACTGTCTCCCAAACAAGCGGAAATGCTACTTCCTTCTTGCATAGAAAAAGAGCATAAAGATAAAAAAAGGAAAAAGGAATTGATGGTGAAATTTTCAAATTGA
- the murI gene encoding glutamate racemase — protein sequence MATQDSKTVLVFDSGVGGISVYQELSQLLPQLNYVYLFDNAAYPYGELDQSILIERVLKLVCEFVREHKVDIVVIACNTASTIVLPHLRRELSIPVVGVVPAIKPASLLSSKCIGVIATPATVTRQYTHDLIKNFSANKPVKLVGSTRLVDLAEEKLRGKAVSLDELRDILSELQGTIDVAVLGCTHFPLLKEEIGLVLGPDVALIDSGAAIARRVAELLDIKSGGKQELEHLIFSSAPPWESDALNHALKQRGFSKIQILPTLDV from the coding sequence GTGGCCACTCAAGATAGTAAAACTGTATTGGTGTTTGATTCAGGCGTCGGAGGGATTTCTGTATATCAGGAATTGTCACAGCTGCTTCCTCAGCTTAATTACGTCTATTTATTTGATAATGCCGCGTATCCATACGGTGAACTAGACCAATCGATATTGATTGAGCGAGTTTTGAAGCTTGTCTGTGAATTTGTTCGAGAACATAAAGTAGATATTGTGGTAATTGCTTGTAATACCGCGAGCACAATCGTACTGCCTCACTTGCGTCGTGAGCTCTCTATTCCTGTGGTTGGTGTTGTACCTGCAATTAAACCTGCGTCTCTTCTTTCTTCAAAGTGTATTGGTGTTATTGCTACTCCAGCAACCGTGACTCGACAATATACCCATGACCTAATTAAGAACTTTTCAGCGAATAAACCCGTCAAACTTGTAGGTTCGACAAGGCTGGTGGATCTAGCTGAAGAAAAGCTCAGAGGAAAAGCCGTCTCTTTAGATGAGCTGAGAGACATTCTTTCTGAACTCCAAGGAACCATTGATGTTGCGGTACTTGGCTGTACTCATTTCCCATTATTAAAAGAAGAAATTGGATTGGTACTAGGGCCTGACGTTGCTTTGATTGATTCGGGTGCTGCAATAGCAAGAAGGGTCGCTGAATTATTAGATATAAAGAGTGGTGGTAAGCAGGAATTAGAACATTTGATTTTTTCCAGTGCACCACCCTGGGAGAGTGATGCACTGAATCATGCATTAAAGCAAAGAGGATTCTCTAAGATTCAGATTCTTCCGACTCTGGATGTTTAG
- a CDS encoding IS6 family transposase, with protein MTNPAFKWKHFAPEIILWCLRWYGSTPMSYANLSDMLAERGVSVNRSTIYRWFIEYAPALRKKLRRHQFIRTDSSWQLDETYVKVKGKWHYLYRAINKQGETLDFYFSQKRNKNAAYQFLKRCLRYYDVDTQPKTLNTDKHSSYAHAISRLKKEGRLRADVEQRQVKYLNNGIESDHAPIKKLVVNTGGFKIRKRAWSTLEGFESLRMLNKGQFDFWLRHDERKTLVRERSAFSD; from the coding sequence ATGACCAATCCCGCATTCAAATGGAAACACTTTGCCCCTGAAATCATTCTTTGGTGCCTTCGTTGGTATGGTTCGACCCCAATGAGCTACGCCAATCTCAGCGACATGCTGGCAGAACGAGGGGTTTCGGTTAATCGCTCGACCATTTATCGTTGGTTCATTGAATATGCCCCAGCATTACGCAAGAAGTTACGCCGCCATCAGTTCATCCGAACAGACTCTTCGTGGCAGCTCGATGAAACCTACGTCAAGGTGAAAGGGAAATGGCACTATCTGTATCGAGCTATCAACAAGCAAGGCGAAACACTGGACTTCTATTTCTCCCAAAAACGTAATAAAAACGCGGCTTATCAGTTCTTGAAACGGTGCCTAAGATACTATGATGTAGACACTCAGCCTAAGACCTTGAACACGGACAAGCATTCCTCGTATGCTCATGCTATTTCGCGCCTGAAGAAGGAGGGGCGGCTGCGAGCGGATGTCGAGCAACGGCAAGTGAAGTATCTCAATAATGGTATCGAGTCCGATCACGCCCCCATCAAGAAGCTCGTTGTCAACACAGGCGGTTTTAAAATACGAAAGCGAGCCTGGTCAACCCTCGAGGGATTCGAATCACTTCGAATGTTGAACAAAGGCCAGTTTGATTTTTGGCTTCGTCATGATGAACGTAAAACCCTTGTTCGGGAGAGATCTGCATTCTCTGATTAG
- a CDS encoding RNA recognition motif domain-containing protein, with the protein MNSKKSYLLVIALAVLGAVAFSKIAVSPAITFVIGVFTCALILSLSTPASSSKKEQDDKPATTTLYVGNLPYKANESHVRQLFSEYGQVFAVRLMKDKRTGKRRGFGFVVVASNDTKNIISSLNEKDYMERTLKVRVANDPKHPESEESES; encoded by the coding sequence ATGAACTCAAAAAAATCGTACTTACTCGTCATCGCACTCGCTGTACTAGGTGCAGTGGCTTTCTCCAAGATCGCAGTGTCTCCCGCAATAACTTTTGTTATTGGTGTATTTACCTGCGCTCTTATTCTCTCACTTTCAACTCCTGCATCTTCTTCTAAGAAAGAACAAGATGATAAACCAGCTACCACCACGCTATATGTAGGTAACTTACCTTATAAAGCAAACGAATCTCACGTTCGCCAATTGTTTTCTGAATATGGGCAAGTGTTCGCTGTTCGCCTTATGAAAGATAAACGTACAGGAAAGCGACGTGGATTTGGTTTTGTGGTTGTTGCTAGTAACGACACCAAGAACATAATCTCTAGCTTAAATGAAAAGGATTATATGGAGCGCACTTTAAAAGTTCGCGTTGCTAACGATCCTAAACATCCAGAGTCGGAAGAATCTGAATCTTAG
- a CDS encoding PIN domain-containing protein, protein MASYTVILDACVMYPAPLRSYLMFLANTGLFRARWTEQIHDEWTRNLLKNRPELNAEQLHRTRQLMNANVPDCLIEGFEPLIDGLTLPDVNDRHVVAAAIKGQAESIITFNLKDFPSSELEPLGLSAIHPDEFLCDMFELDSSACVKAAQQQRASLKRPPMSQDEFLACLQKQRLPSFVSHLKSFKLML, encoded by the coding sequence ATGGCGTCATATACAGTAATTCTAGACGCATGTGTAATGTACCCAGCTCCACTCCGAAGCTACCTAATGTTCTTGGCCAATACTGGCCTGTTTAGAGCGCGATGGACAGAACAAATACATGATGAATGGACTCGAAATCTACTGAAAAATAGGCCAGAGCTAAATGCAGAACAACTGCACAGAACTCGACAGTTAATGAACGCGAATGTTCCAGACTGTTTGATTGAAGGGTTTGAGCCTTTAATTGATGGCCTTACTTTACCCGATGTTAATGATAGACATGTTGTAGCTGCCGCTATTAAAGGTCAGGCTGAGTCTATCATTACGTTCAACCTAAAAGACTTTCCTTCTAGCGAACTCGAGCCTTTAGGTCTATCAGCGATACATCCAGACGAGTTCCTGTGCGATATGTTTGAATTGGACAGTAGCGCATGCGTTAAGGCTGCTCAGCAACAAAGAGCTTCATTAAAAAGACCACCAATGAGCCAAGACGAGTTCTTAGCTTGCTTACAAAAACAGAGACTCCCAAGCTTCGTCTCACACTTAAAGAGCTTCAAGTTGATGCTTTAA
- a CDS encoding AAA family ATPase, with protein sequence MQPQSDAYAASIALLDLAGFGEEKHPVKLACISNVANVSALAPNKSIAFESEGLTAVYGDNGSGKSSYAKILKNACLTRGSTPKILSNIYDTQTGEPAADISLFIGEDKHDIPWILSGNSHEDLKSIRIFDNTSAAHYISNEDSIDYKPAGMKLLSQLMRACDHVRAANESEKRPYNVAVPLPQCRPGGKTAAFISGLSGATKSEAVDAICLSKEEDESIPVLKAELVKLQTSTPEQLRKGFSDSRKELTPLSTYFNQLRAKLDEKQFETIKLNYDDYQTKQAAAEIARKQAIEGHELSGICSPEWREMWNHVQTFVLKHNAELSFPAAAGEACPTCLQPVSVASAEKLKLFNDYLQDKTQMEAGKAKVKFDSSITALRLLSFNIKPYEFMLGKVAEFNPEISKSFIALEESFKVLCSNLTKQVPDFSIVPIDYKALDWINGQIVSLKAKEDAVNTNEGLTKQIVTASQAINELDDRKLFTLSKQNILHEIDRLRMIGLYNAVTQSCLSTIITTQTNNIAKMGAIGELSKVFEAELKKLEFRNFDVGTETRGSRGKQMLKFSMTGKRNNISDIASEGEQKCVALAGFMAELIVDDRKSAIVFDDPINSLDHKWRRKFVARIAEEAQSRQVIVFTHDMSFLVMLGEATKKANSKYSAISIVKRGKLAGFPTSEPPWDVKSTGERVKDLNKIMVPLKQLEDAGDVDGYEAMAKLTYNKMRETWERLVEEWLFKKVVERFGRSVKTQSLKDVVEKGGITPEDYAAIEEGMSKCSTFMYGHDQAPELHEGVPDFAEVADDFEKLKAYFAALKARRTKK encoded by the coding sequence TTGCAACCACAAAGTGATGCTTATGCGGCCAGCATAGCTTTGCTAGATCTAGCAGGCTTTGGCGAAGAAAAGCATCCAGTAAAATTGGCATGTATTAGCAACGTTGCTAATGTTTCAGCGCTTGCCCCGAACAAATCTATTGCATTTGAAAGCGAAGGACTGACCGCAGTTTATGGCGATAATGGTTCGGGTAAATCTAGCTATGCAAAGATTTTAAAGAACGCCTGTCTTACTCGCGGTAGTACTCCAAAAATCCTCTCGAACATCTACGACACTCAAACCGGTGAGCCTGCTGCGGACATCTCTCTTTTTATTGGCGAGGATAAGCACGACATTCCATGGATTCTCTCTGGAAACTCACATGAAGATTTAAAGTCGATTCGAATTTTTGACAACACTTCGGCGGCACATTACATCTCTAACGAGGACTCGATTGATTACAAGCCTGCGGGAATGAAATTATTGTCTCAACTAATGAGGGCTTGTGATCATGTTAGAGCCGCAAACGAGTCAGAGAAAAGACCATATAACGTTGCCGTTCCGTTACCTCAATGTAGACCTGGAGGTAAAACAGCAGCGTTTATATCTGGCTTGTCTGGCGCCACAAAATCAGAGGCCGTTGATGCCATCTGTCTGAGCAAAGAAGAAGATGAATCAATCCCAGTATTAAAAGCAGAGCTTGTTAAACTGCAGACCAGTACACCTGAGCAACTTAGAAAAGGGTTTAGTGACAGTCGAAAAGAGCTAACCCCTCTTAGTACTTACTTTAATCAACTAAGAGCCAAACTCGATGAAAAGCAGTTTGAGACGATAAAACTCAATTACGATGACTATCAAACCAAACAGGCAGCAGCAGAGATAGCTCGCAAGCAGGCAATTGAAGGTCACGAACTATCAGGCATTTGCTCACCTGAGTGGAGAGAGATGTGGAATCACGTTCAGACATTCGTACTAAAACATAATGCGGAATTATCGTTCCCAGCAGCAGCGGGCGAAGCCTGCCCTACTTGCTTGCAACCTGTCTCGGTAGCATCTGCCGAAAAACTAAAGCTATTTAACGACTATCTGCAAGATAAAACTCAGATGGAAGCCGGCAAGGCCAAAGTTAAATTTGACAGTTCAATTACGGCTCTAAGGCTACTATCATTCAACATAAAGCCTTATGAGTTTATGCTAGGCAAGGTGGCTGAATTTAATCCAGAAATCAGTAAGAGTTTTATCGCACTGGAAGAGTCGTTCAAGGTTCTCTGTTCGAATCTTACTAAACAGGTGCCGGACTTCTCTATTGTTCCAATTGATTACAAAGCGCTAGATTGGATCAACGGGCAAATTGTCTCCTTAAAGGCCAAAGAAGATGCAGTTAATACCAATGAGGGTTTAACTAAGCAGATCGTTACTGCGTCACAGGCTATTAACGAACTTGATGATAGAAAGCTGTTTACATTATCTAAGCAAAACATTCTCCACGAGATTGATCGCCTGAGAATGATTGGTTTATATAACGCTGTCACTCAATCTTGCTTATCAACAATCATAACCACTCAAACAAATAACATTGCCAAAATGGGTGCTATTGGCGAGCTTAGCAAAGTGTTTGAGGCTGAGTTGAAGAAACTTGAGTTTAGAAACTTCGATGTAGGTACTGAAACCCGCGGCTCTCGCGGCAAGCAAATGTTAAAGTTTAGTATGACAGGCAAGCGAAACAACATTTCTGACATCGCCAGTGAAGGCGAGCAAAAGTGCGTTGCTTTGGCTGGGTTCATGGCTGAACTTATTGTGGATGACCGAAAATCAGCGATTGTTTTTGATGACCCAATTAACTCTCTCGATCATAAGTGGCGAAGAAAGTTTGTTGCCCGCATCGCAGAGGAAGCACAAAGCCGTCAGGTCATTGTATTTACCCATGACATGTCATTTTTAGTCATGCTCGGAGAGGCAACTAAAAAGGCCAATTCGAAGTACTCGGCTATTTCAATTGTTAAACGTGGGAAGCTTGCTGGTTTTCCTACATCTGAGCCGCCGTGGGATGTTAAATCAACAGGCGAACGAGTCAAAGATCTAAACAAGATAATGGTTCCTTTGAAGCAGCTTGAAGATGCCGGAGATGTTGACGGCTACGAAGCTATGGCCAAGTTAACGTATAACAAGATGCGTGAAACATGGGAAAGGCTTGTTGAGGAATGGCTATTCAAGAAAGTCGTTGAAAGATTTGGCCGAAGTGTGAAAACACAAAGCCTCAAGGATGTTGTCGAAAAGGGAGGTATCACCCCAGAAGACTATGCTGCCATCGAGGAAGGCATGTCGAAGTGCAGTACTTTTATGTATGGACATGACCAAGCGCCTGAGCTGCATGAAGGCGTGCCTGACTTTGCGGAAGTTGCAGATGATTTCGAGAAGCTAAAGGCTTACTTTGCTGCGCTAAAAGCACGCAGAACCAAAAAATAG
- a CDS encoding ParB/RepB/Spo0J family partition protein yields MNAINPISAPSNRQDATSVSPLDTQAIAQNDVSIVMLPVNQLVVSDLNVRKSKASKADDESLQASILAHGIIQNLVALPCESGRYPVISGGRRLIQLQALVELKKITPEHLVPVKILNASTVSHDATEIALTENVTRASMHPVDEFEAYSKRVEDGATVAEVAQRFGKTQLYVHQRLKLAAIESAILGAYREGSVSLERVMLFTLASPERQRDVWEQMKEKSWYSDHQVRHMLKESALEASSGLVTFVGQASYEQAGGIVTTDLFSDKIYFEDRSLMESLAIAKIQLEADKLTAQGWKWTEILLTRTHDESRGYVELTGNQGKYKKAEKALAGCILALGHNGDICIIKGLVAKSERKALKALQAEYAKKANREEDAERGESLSDVVASEPPYSGALTDDLNAHRLVIAKHALMQNTSLALDALHFSLCMKAQNQYLSAPINVSLNHSAVEPKQGDFNENKALERIEQHKQSLDMTWYEASGEHERFQAFVALDSEEKHKQVAFATSLMLVPCLVGDNRSTHDFLYQTLAFDAPDYWRPTTDSFIKRINKEALIDIARPVMSETWLQSAQSLKKSDLVKQLDIWLNGGDNSLTEPQRAHFAQWMPVGF; encoded by the coding sequence ATGAACGCAATCAACCCAATCTCAGCGCCCTCTAACCGTCAAGACGCGACCAGCGTATCGCCGCTGGACACTCAGGCAATTGCACAAAATGATGTTTCTATTGTGATGCTGCCTGTTAACCAATTGGTGGTGTCGGATTTAAACGTGCGAAAGAGCAAAGCCAGTAAAGCCGATGATGAATCTCTACAAGCGTCCATCTTGGCGCATGGCATCATCCAAAATTTGGTCGCGCTGCCTTGTGAGTCAGGTCGGTATCCTGTCATCAGTGGGGGGCGTCGTTTAATTCAACTCCAAGCGCTGGTTGAATTAAAGAAAATCACCCCTGAGCACCTTGTGCCCGTTAAAATCTTAAATGCGTCCACCGTGTCGCACGATGCCACTGAAATCGCATTGACTGAAAACGTCACACGCGCCTCGATGCACCCAGTCGATGAGTTTGAGGCGTACTCAAAAAGAGTCGAAGACGGCGCAACCGTGGCCGAGGTTGCACAACGCTTTGGTAAAACACAACTTTACGTCCATCAGCGCCTGAAGTTAGCTGCGATCGAGTCGGCTATCCTTGGGGCATACCGTGAGGGCAGCGTTTCTCTTGAGCGTGTCATGTTATTCACCCTTGCCAGTCCAGAACGTCAACGTGACGTGTGGGAACAAATGAAAGAGAAGTCTTGGTATTCTGATCATCAAGTACGCCACATGCTCAAAGAATCCGCATTGGAAGCGTCAAGCGGACTCGTCACGTTTGTTGGTCAAGCGTCTTACGAACAAGCAGGGGGGATCGTCACCACGGACTTGTTTTCTGACAAAATCTATTTTGAAGATCGTTCCTTAATGGAGTCGCTGGCGATTGCTAAGATACAACTTGAAGCGGATAAACTGACCGCGCAGGGCTGGAAATGGACCGAAATACTGCTCACGCGTACTCACGATGAATCGCGTGGCTATGTTGAACTGACGGGGAATCAAGGTAAATATAAGAAAGCCGAGAAAGCGTTAGCAGGGTGCATTCTCGCGTTAGGCCACAACGGGGATATCTGCATCATTAAAGGTTTGGTGGCGAAATCCGAACGTAAAGCGCTCAAAGCCTTGCAAGCCGAATACGCCAAGAAAGCAAACCGTGAAGAGGATGCCGAACGAGGAGAGAGTTTAAGTGACGTTGTCGCGTCAGAGCCACCCTATTCCGGCGCACTTACTGACGATTTAAACGCGCACCGCCTTGTTATCGCAAAACATGCCTTGATGCAAAATACGTCACTTGCGCTCGATGCGCTTCACTTCTCTTTGTGCATGAAAGCCCAAAATCAGTACTTGAGTGCGCCCATTAATGTCTCCCTAAATCACAGCGCTGTTGAGCCAAAGCAAGGGGATTTTAATGAGAACAAAGCACTTGAGCGTATCGAGCAGCATAAGCAAAGCTTGGACATGACGTGGTATGAGGCCAGCGGTGAGCACGAACGCTTTCAAGCGTTCGTTGCCCTCGATAGTGAAGAAAAACACAAGCAAGTAGCGTTCGCCACGTCATTAATGCTCGTGCCTTGTCTGGTTGGGGATAACCGCTCCACTCATGATTTCCTCTATCAAACGTTGGCCTTTGATGCCCCCGATTACTGGCGACCAACCACGGACAGCTTCATCAAACGCATCAATAAAGAAGCGCTGATTGATATTGCCCGTCCCGTGATGTCAGAAACGTGGTTACAGAGCGCCCAATCGCTCAAGAAGAGTGATTTGGTGAAGCAATTGGATATCTGGCTTAATGGGGGAGACAACTCACTGACAGAGCCACAGAGAGCACATTTCGCTCAGTGGATGCCCGTTGGCTTTTAA